CACCACCAACGACCCGGTGAAGATCGCCGAGGACTTCGCCACCCTCCAGCACCTGGCCGACGGCCGGGTCGACCTGATGCTCGGCCGCGGCAACACCGCGCCGGTGTACCCCTGGTTCGGCCAGGACATCCGCCAGGGCATCCCGCTCGCCCTGGAGAACTACGCGCTGCTGCACCGGCTCTGGCGCGAGGACACGGTCGACTGGCACGGCCGGTTCCGCACCCCGCTGCAGTCCTTCACCGCGACCCCGCGCCCGCTCGACGGCACCCCGCCGTTCGTCTGGCACGGTTCCATCCGCTCGCCCGAGATCGCCGAGCAGGCCGCCTTCTACGGCGACGGCTTCTTCGCCAACAACATCTTCTGGCCCAAGGAGCACTTCCAGGCGCTGGTCGGCCTCTACCGCGAGCGGTACGCGCACCACGGGCACGGCACGCCCGAGCAGGCGATCGTCGGCCTCGGCGGCCAGGTGTTCATGCGGCGCAACTCCCAGGACGCCGTCCGCGAGTTCCGCCCGTACTTCGACAACGCCCCGGTCTACGGGCACGGGCCGTCGCTGGAGGAGTTCACCGAGCGGACCCCGCTGACCGTCGGCAGCCCGCAGGAGGTCATCGAGAAGACCCTCACCTTCCGCGAGAGCTTCGGCGACTACCAGCGGCAGCTGTTCCTGATGGACCACGCCGGGCTGCCGCTGAAGACCGTCCTGGAGCAGCTGGACCTGCTCGGCGAGGAGGTCGTCCCGGTGCTGCGGAAGGAGTTCGCCGCCGGCCGCCCCGCCGGGGTGCCCGACGGGCCCACCCACCGGGCCCGCACCGAGGCCGCCGCCCGAGCCTGAGCCGTCCCACGCCCATCCGTGGACGCCCGGCCGGACGCCCGGCCGGGCGCGGGACCGCGGGCGAGCTCCGTGACGGGCATGGACGCGACGGGCCGCCGGGGCTAGGGTCGGCCAACGTGACGTTCTCCATCGTGGCGAGGTCCGGTACCGCCTTCGGCGTGGCCGTGGCCAGCAAGTTCCTGGCCGTCGGGGCGGTCGTCCCGGCGGCCGGGGCCGGCGCGGGCGCGCTGGCCACCCAGGCCTGGGCCAACCTCGCCTACGGGCCGCAGGGCCTGGCCCTGCTGCGCACCGGCGTCCCCGCCGACCGGGTGGTCGCGGGGCTCACCGCCGCCGACCCCGAGGCCGCCCACCGCCAGCTCGGCGTGGTCGGCCCGGAGGGCGTCGCCGCGACCTTCACCGGCTCCGAGTGCCTGGACTGGGCCGGCGGGGTGGCGGGCGAGGGCTACGCGATCCAGGGGAACGTGCTGGTCGGGCCCGAGGTGGTCCGCGACATGGAGGCCGTCTGGCTGGCCACCGCCGAACTCCCCTTCACCGAACGGCTGCTGGCCGCCCTCGCGGCCGGTGACGCGGCCGGCGGCGACCGCCGGGGCCGGCAGAGCGCGGCCCTCTACGCGGTGGACCCGGGGGCCGGGTACGGCGGCCTGAGCGACGTGGCCTGCGACCTCCGGGTGGACGACCACGCCGACCCGGTGGGCGAGCTGCGCCGCCTGCTCACCGTCCACGAGCTGCTGTTCGGCACACCCGACCCGGCCTCCCTGCTGGACCTGGACGGCGAGCTGGCCACGGAGGTGGCGGGCCACCTGGGCGTCCTCGGCTACGACTCGCTGGACCGCTGGGCCGGGGTGGAGAACCTGGAGGGCCGCCTGGTCGCCGGCCGGATCGACCCGGTCGTGCTGACCCGCCTCCGCGAGGCCGCCACCGCCCCGACCGCCTGACGCCCCGCCACCCGCTGCCCGGGCGGGTCGAGCCGAGGTGGCGTCATCCCGGCTCCGTCCGGCCCTGTCCGGGTGGCGACTTGTGGCCACTGTCCACCATCCGCCGCCGCAATCAGGGCGGTTGCGCCGTACCGTACATCTCAGCGGTACTGTCGCTCCGGCCCGGGCCGGAGCGCGGAACCGGCGCG
The window above is part of the Kitasatospora sp. HUAS MG31 genome. Proteins encoded here:
- a CDS encoding DUF1028 domain-containing protein; this translates as MTFSIVARSGTAFGVAVASKFLAVGAVVPAAGAGAGALATQAWANLAYGPQGLALLRTGVPADRVVAGLTAADPEAAHRQLGVVGPEGVAATFTGSECLDWAGGVAGEGYAIQGNVLVGPEVVRDMEAVWLATAELPFTERLLAALAAGDAAGGDRRGRQSAALYAVDPGAGYGGLSDVACDLRVDDHADPVGELRRLLTVHELLFGTPDPASLLDLDGELATEVAGHLGVLGYDSLDRWAGVENLEGRLVAGRIDPVVLTRLREAATAPTA
- a CDS encoding LLM class flavin-dependent oxidoreductase — protein: MQFGIFSVGDVTPDPTTGRTPTEHERIKAMVAVALKAEEVGLDVFATGEHHNPPFVPSSPTTLLGYIAARTERLILSTATTLITTNDPVKIAEDFATLQHLADGRVDLMLGRGNTAPVYPWFGQDIRQGIPLALENYALLHRLWREDTVDWHGRFRTPLQSFTATPRPLDGTPPFVWHGSIRSPEIAEQAAFYGDGFFANNIFWPKEHFQALVGLYRERYAHHGHGTPEQAIVGLGGQVFMRRNSQDAVREFRPYFDNAPVYGHGPSLEEFTERTPLTVGSPQEVIEKTLTFRESFGDYQRQLFLMDHAGLPLKTVLEQLDLLGEEVVPVLRKEFAAGRPAGVPDGPTHRARTEAAARA